In Bradyrhizobium sp. 170, the DNA window TGTTGCGGTCGGTGTTGGCATCGGGTCGACCTATGGCTATTACGGCAGCCCCTCCTACTACGACGACTCGTATGGGTATTATGACGACAGCGTGGTCGCTGCGGCGCCCCCGGCCGACGATGATGCCGTGGCGTACTGCATGCAGCGATACCGATCCTACGATCCGGCGTCGGGAACCTATCTCGGCAATGACGGACTACGGCATCCCTGCCCGGCGCAGTAGGACAATATCGTGAGTTCGAAGAGCGGCGCATTCCCCTGCGCCGCCCTTTTGTTTGCGAAATTACGCGCGTAGCGCCACCGCGACGCCACCGAGCGTGAACACCAGCGCGGCGAGTTCGCGGAGCCCGAGCGGCTCATGCAGCATCGCTGCCGCCGCAAGCACCCCGATGACGGGAACGAGCAAGGTTCCAATCGAGGCCGTCGCCGCCGGCAGCCGCTCCAGTGCGGCAAACCAGCACACGTAGCAAAGGCAGAACTGGATCAGCGTCATATAGAGCAGCGACACCCAGCCGACGTATGACAGCGCGGCCAGTTGCGGCTGCTCGACCGCGAGCCCGACGATCGCGATCGGCAGGCAGCCGAGCCCGATCTGCCAGGCGGCCAGCGACAGCGGCGGCATCGCCAGCGGGAAATGCTTGGTCAGCACGGTGCCGAGGCCGACGCACACCGCGCCAGCCAGCGCGCACGCGATCCCCGGCAGCTTCTCGACGCTGGCCTCGAGGCCGTTGCCGCCGATCAGCACGGCGATGCCGGCGAGCGCGACCGTCAGCGCGACGGCGCGCAGTGCCGACAGCCGTTCACCCAGGATCGGCCTTGCCAGAAACGCCACCCAGACCGGGATCGATATGCCGAGCACCGCGGCCTCGCTGGCATTGAGCCACAACAGCGCCAGCCCCATGAACGCAACCCAGCCGCCGATTGTCAGCATCGAGACCAGCAGCAACCGCAGCCACATCGGCCGCGGCACGCTCAATTTCTGCCGCCGCGCGAGCGCAAACAGCGCCAGTGCCGCGGCGCCGGCGATGCCGCACAGGCCGCGCGACGACAATGGCGGCCATTCCGTCAGCAAATGTTTCATGATCGGGAAATTGAGGCCCCACCCCACCGACGTAACGGCGAGCAGGATGAGCCCGAGCGGCGACAGCCGCCCCGCGCGATCGATCGGGGGCATGGCGGGCTTAGATCCGGAACCGGACGTACATTTGTTCTCGTTCTGACACAGCGAAACGTAATTGCCCTCAACAACTTTTATGTGCACTCTATCATACAGACGACCTGTCGGCGTTTCGACTTAATCGTCACATGGGATGTGCTGGTCACCTGGCCGCCGCCCAAAGAAGAAGGAAGCATCGTGCCGCGCGTTCTCGTGGTCGATGACGACCCGATGGTCTGCGTTGCCATCGAGGTTTGTCTGACGCGCAAGGGTTTCGAGGTCACCGTTGCCGACGGTGGTGAAGCGGGAATGCGCGCACTCGAAGCTTGCGATTTCGACGTCATGCTGATCGACGTGTTCATGCCGCATATGCGCGGCTTCGAATCGATCCGAATGTTTCACGAGCGCAAGCCGGGCATATCGATCATCGCGATGTCGGGCTACGCCTTCGCCAACACCGAACGCGCGCCGGATTTCCTGCGGATGACTATCGAGCTCGGCGCGGCATGCTGCCTGCGCAAACCCTTCACGCCGGACGCGCTGTTGACCTCGGTCAATCAGTGCACCACCACACCGAAAGCTTCCGCGCGCCACTCGAAATAATGAAGTAAGCAACTGGCAATGCCCTCGCAGCGTATCATCCTTGGAATTGGCCTCGCTATCCTCCTCATTATCGGCGCTGCCTCGATTGGTTTGGACCTCAAGTCGCGGTCCGATAGCGCTTCCGTCGACCGTGCGCTTGGAATACTCGGGAAACTCTCCGACATGCGCCCGCAGCTGCGCCGGGCAGAAAGCGCGGCGCGCGCCTTCGCACTTACCAGCGATCAGCAATTCGCCAGGGAATACCGCGAGGCCAGCGACGCGATCCTGCTGGCGCTCGCGGCACTGATCGAAGCCGTCAAGGCCAATCCCACCGAAAAGCAGTTGATCGAAGAGACCAAGGCGCTGGTGGAGCGCCAGATAGCCGTCAATGGCGAGTTGATCAGGCTCCGCACCGCGGGAGACAACGTCGCCGTCGCAGCACTCGTCGGCCAGGAGGATCGGGCGGCCACGGCCGCGATCGCCGGCAACCTCGAAAAAGCGGTGGCGGAAGAGCGCCGGCAGCTCTTCGCCAGACGCGCCGAATCCGAAACCAACGGAGCATTCCTGCTGGCGATCGATCTTGCCGGGGTCGCACTGATTCTGGTCCTCGCCACCGTACTGACGCTGGCGGCCCGCCGTTCGCGCCGGGAACTGCAGGATTCGCTCAGCGCCACCCAGGCCACCAACGAGGCGCTGGAGGCCGCGGTCGCCGAGCGCACCGAGCATCTGGTTGCCGCGCATGACGAACTCAGGCTTTCGGCCGCCGTCCTGCGGAGCACCTTTCACAGCATGGCAGAGGCGGTGCTGGTCATCGACACCAAGGGAGAGATTTTGCTCTCCAATCCGGCCGCCGAGAAGATGCTGCGCTTCCGGCCGGGAATGACGGTGGAACTGCTGCGCTCGCTCAGCACGGTGTTTCATGCCGACGGCGTCACGCCGCTGCTCGTCCATGACATGCCCGCCTCGCGCGCGCTGCGCGGCGAAGCGTTCGACGCCACCGAAATCGTGGTGCGCCCGGTCAGCGGCAATCCGCCCGTTCATCTCATGATCAGCGGCCGGCCGCTGCGCGATGGCTCGGGCGCCATCAGCGGCGCTGCGCTGGTCTATCACGACGCCACCGCCTCGCGCGAAACCGAACACAAGTTGCAGCAGTCGCAGAAACTCGACGCCATCGGCAAACTCACCGGCGGCGTCGCGCACGACTTCAACAACATGCTGACGGTGATCACCGGCACCACCGAAACGCTGGTCGCGGGCCTCGCGCATGAGCCGAAGTTGCAGAAGACGGCGGAATTGATCGACCAGGCGGCGGAACGCTGCAGCGAGCTGATCCAGCATCTGCTCGCCTTCGCCCGCCGCCAGCCGCTGCAGCCGCGCAATGTCGACATCAACGCCACCGTGCTCGACATCGCAAAGTTGCTTCGGCCGACACTTGGCGAGCAGGTTGAAGTCAACTCGATCCTCGAGCAGGAAACGGCGACGGCCCATATCGACGCCTCGCAGCTTGCCAACTCCCTGCTCAACATGGCGATCAATGCCCGTGACGCGATGCCGGACGGCGGCAAGCTGCTGCTGGAGACGCGCAACGTCGTGCTCGACGAAGCCTATGCGCAGGCCAATCCGGACGCGAAGGCCGGCCCCTATGTGATGCTCGCGGTCAGCGACAATGGCACCGGCATGTCGCAGGACGTGCTGGACAAGGTGTTCGAGCCGTTCTTCACCACCAAGGAGGTCGGCAAGGGCTCGGGCCTCGGGCTCAGCATGGTCTACGGCTTTGTCAAGCAATCGGGCGGACACATCCGGATCTACAGCGAGGTCGGCCACGGCACCACGATCAAGCTCTATCTGCCGCCCGCCCGCGGCCAGGTCGAGGCCGCGCCAGCCGCGGTGGCGCCGCTGCCGCATGGCAACGAAACCATCATGGTCGTGGAAGACGACGCGCTGGTGCGCAATTTCGTCACTGCGCAATTGCAGAGCCTCGGCTACCGCACGGTGGGCGCCGCCAATGGACCGGCGGCGCTGAACCTGATCGAAGACGGCCAGGCGTTCGATCTGCTGTTCACCGACGTCATCATGCCCGGCGGCATGTCCGGCCGCGAACTGGCGGAGAAGGTGTCAAAGCTCCGGCCCGGCATCAAGGTGCTCTACACATCAGGCTATACCGACAACGCCATCGTGCATCAGGGCCGCCTCGACCCCGGCGTGCTGCTGCTGACCAAGCCCTACCGGAAGTCCCAATTGGCTAACATGATCCGCCGCGCGCTGACGGGGTGAACTGGCGGAAGGCGCTAGCTTCTCCTCACTTGCTGCGGCGTCGTTTCAATGCCGATCTGGTGTATGGAGGAGGAAGACGTTCGGTGAAGGGATTCGGGGGAGTTCAGGCTAATGGCCGACGTGATCTACAAGCGCTGCTATTTCGATTGGGGCGGGCGATGTGCCTACTGCGACGTTGGACTCCCCCGGATAAAGACGGGCGGCAAGGTCAAGGCCAGCATCGACCATTTCATCCCGCTCGCAAAGGGAGGTCCGAATAGCAGGAGCAACCGCGTACTGTCCTGCTACCCCTGCAATCTCGCCAAGGGCGACACCGACCCGCGCGAGACGAAGCAATGGGCCCACGTCGAACGGCGACTTGCCGAGATCGCCGCTTCGCCGCTCATCAGTCACGGGCAGCTCAAGCAGCTTATTCCCGAACTGGTGAAGCAACTTGCCATCTAGGGGCATGATCCGCGCCCGAAGGGCGGCAGTGGCGCTGATCGCTATTATCTCTACTGCCTGAGGCGCCGTCAGTCGTCGCCAGCATTCATCGCGCTGGTCGCATTGAGAAGCCGGAAGTAGGCGAGGAAAAGACCCATGCGCCCCTGCATCATCTGCCATATGGGCGCGTCGATCGACCGGTCGCCTGCATCCGAGCCGCTTCACCTCGCCGGCGAAGGGCATCTCTCGAGATATCCTGCGCGGTCATTATGAACGCGTCCATGACCAGTTCGGCGCCGATGGATGGATCGTCGGCCGCAGATGAGCGAGATGCAAAGGGAGCGGAACGGCCGCCTGAAGATGCACCCAAAGTCGCGCGCGAAGCCCATATTGCCGCGCGTAACGGACGCAAGCTTGCGGTTGCAAGGCCGCCGCCCAGCCAACTGCTCGACTTTGACGCCTCCCAACCTTATATTGTGGCCATGACAAAGCTCCTTGACGAAGCCATGGACGCCGTGCGTCGCCTACCCGCAGACGACCAGGATGACATCGCGCGCGCTATCATGCGGCTTGCGGGCTCCGATCTAGCTGCGCCCGTTGTCCTTTCGCCCGATGAGCGCGAGGCGATTGCCCGTTCCAAGGCCGCTGCCGAGCGCGGCGAATTTGCAACCGACGAACAGGTGCGGGCCGTATGGGCCAAGCACGGCCTATGAAGCTGCGTTATACGCTTCCCGCGCTCGCCGATCTTACATCGATTCTGGACTACATCGCTGATCGTTCCCCGCAGGGAGCTGCGCGCATCCATACCCGAATTCGCGCGGTCATCGATCTGGTCCTGCAGTATCCGCTGGCTGGCGCCGTAACCGACGACTCTACCATTCGGCGCGTCGCAACGGCACCTTATCCATATCTCATCTTCTACGAGACGACCGACACTGAGATCATCATTCACGCGGTGCGTCACGGTGCGCGCGATCCTTCCGACAGGATACGATCGGAGTGAGTTCGGGCCAGCATGCTTGGCCCAGAACTGGACGTAGCGTCTGGCTCCGCGGTGAATGGGTAGTGCCCATCCGCCGTGGCGCCCTTCCCGAGTTGCGCTTACGCGCTCCTCACTCCGAGCCGGATCCGCCCGCCACGATCTTCTCGTTCAGCTTCTGATCGACGGTCTGGACCGTGCGGTCGATCTCGGCATTGGGCGCGCCAAGCTCATGCGAAATCAGCTTCACCAGGAGGTCGACCCGCTCGATGAAGGGCGCGCCGGCGGCAACCGCACGGGCCGCCGATGACGGCTTGAGCAGGCTTTCCGCCGCTTTGGCGTATTTCTCGAAAGGCACCTGATCCGACGGATCGGCGCCCAAACGGCGGGCGATGCCGTCGACATGGTCATAGATCGCCTGCGAGAGTTTTAGATCGCCGTGCACGGCGTCGCGGATCGACTGCGGCTCGTGCGGCGTGATGCAGCGGTAATTCCCGGTCAGCAGCATCGACCATTTCGCCAGCGGAACGAACAGCGAGTCGAACACCTTGAGCTTCACCGGAACGTCCTTGCCATCCAGTGTCACCGCGTCGATATCGGCTTCGAGCTCGCGAAGCATCTTGTTGTGCTGCTCGTCTTCAAAGGCCGCGGCCTTGAAGTTTGTCGGCAGGCCGACATGAAGGACGTTCGCGGCCTCTTCCGGCGGACGGAAGGCCTGCGGATCGGGCGAGCAGAGCGACACCAGTCCCGGCTTGAACCGCTCCCATACCGACGCATTGGTATAGGCCTCCTCCAGATCCATGTCCGCCAGCGCCGGGATGCGCTTGAGATAGGGCAAGGGCGGCATGTTCATGATCGAAAGGCAAGGAAGCCCCGCCGTAGCGATCTTGATCATCAGAACCCGGATCGTATGGTTGGTGTATTGCGGCTCCTGCATCGCAAGGCCGACCAGATCGTAGCGGGAAAGGTCGACCTCGGCGGGCGTGGTGGCGTCCAGCTTGCCGGGCAGATCGCGCGAGAAGATCGCGCGGTGCACCGCCTCGTCACGCAGCTTGATGCGAACCTCAGTGCCGTCGCGGTTGATGAGGTCTGCCGTCTTCCTCCGGCAAACCAGGGTCACGTTGTGACCCGCCATCAAAAGCTTCGTCGCCAGCAAGGAGCCATAGGAGGCTCCAAGGATCAAAATGTTGCGCGCCATACTCTGTCTCTTTCACAAATGATGCCGGATTCTTCTTGACCGCCGACCCTGCGGGGACCGAAATTTCGCCCGTGGCATACAACGAATTGATAGGTGTTACAATCACATAGCGGTCCGCTAGGACGGAATTAAAAGGGAAGTATTCCTAGGACCGCGTTGCCGGCACCACGCCGGCCAGGGTGAACACCAGCGCCATCACCTGCGTCACTCCGCGCGGCTCGCCAGGCGAAACCTCAGGGCTTCCGCAGGTGGCGCAGGCGCAAGCCCGCCAGGCAGGCGATGGCCGCTGGCACGACGAAGCTTGCTGGCACCCAGAACGCCACTTGCATCATGTTTTCATCCGCAGCCCCGGCGGAGAAGCCACTGGCATTTGCAACCAGGCCCGCGAGCGCCGCGCCCAGGGCAAACCCGGTCTGCTGGACGGTGGGGACCGAGGAGGCCGCGACGACCTCATCACCCGCTTTGGCGCCGCTCATGATCCGGTGGGCGACAAAGGGCCAGCATTGGCCGATGCCCATTCCCAGCGCGACGATGGCCGGGATCAAGGCCAGCGTCGCCGCAGAGCTTGGGAGCAGCGACGCGATAGCCATTAGGCCGATGCCCATCACCACCGGTCCGGCCAGCATGAATCGGTCTGGCCATGACCCGGATGCGCCGGCCGTGACAAGGGACGCGATCGTCCATCCCAGTGAGCCGCTTGCAACCATGAAACCGGCCGCCAGTGGATCCAGTCCGCGCAAGTGCTGCAGGAAGATGGGCACGTATATCTGCAACGGGCTGAATGTGATGCAAAGCAGCAGCGCCAGCCACAACCCTACGCCGGTTGGCGTGTGCAATGAAAACGCATCGCTCGGCAGCAGCGGCGCCGCCGCGACACGATCAAGCCGCAGCATCGCCACCAGCGCGCCAATCGCAAGGACGATCAGGCCGGTTTTGGCAAACGATGCATCGACGATCGAGGCTGAAGACATCCCGGCGATCGCGAGCCAGATCAATGCGACGCGTCCGGCCGGCAGGCGTGCAGCGGGTGTCCGGCGTTCCGACGTGCCCGGCGGCAGGATGACATAGGCGCTGACAGCCAGTATGCCTGCGACGATCGCGGTCGCGACGAACGCACCGCGCCAATTGCCGAAGCGGGCGAACATTCCGCCGACCAGCGGCCCCAGCAAGACAGACATGCTCCAACTGGTCGACATCAATGCAATCGTCCGTGACCAGACGGCTTCCGGAAAAGTCGCTCGCACCGCGACATAGGCTGCGGCCGCCTCCAACCCACCGCCGAATCCCTGTACCAGCCGGCCGATGACGATCCAGCCCATTGTTGGCGCGAGCGAACAAAGCAACGCTCCGAGACCGAATATCGTTACACCGGCGCAGTAGGCCGCCCGGGGACCGACCGCAGCCGCGAGCATGCCGGCACAGCTCGCCGCGACAATGGATGACGCAAGAAATGCGGTTGTCGGCCAACTCAACATGGCGACGCCGCCCAGTTCACCGGCGATGGACGGCAGCACGGTCGTCAGCATCAGAACGTTCATCGATTGAAGCAGCACACCGCCCAGCAGGATCCCGAGCGTAGGTATCCACTCCCATCTGAGGAGCGATCGCCATCCCTCGCGCCCCGGGTTCTGCTGCATGCCTGTTGCTTCCATTCCGGGACTCATACGCCGGGATTGCCAGCAATCGACGTCCAGGTTATTTTAGATAGTAATTTCTTTCTAAATCAAGGGCGCATGAATCAAGACGAAGATCGCAGTCAGGATCGCATCCTGTTTCACCTGAAGACCCTCGGATCGCAGACCGCGGCCGACGTCGGGGCACGCCTCGACATGACCGCGGCCGGCGCGCGTCAGCATCTCGTCAAGCTCGAAACGGCAGGTCTGGTGGAAAGCGAGGATCGGCACGAAGGACGGGGACGGCCAAGGAAATACTGGCGGCTGGCGCCGCGAGGTCACGAACGATTTCCCGACCGTCATTCCGATCTAACACTTGATCTGTTGCGGTCCATGCGCGACGTCTTTGGAGAGCGCGGATTGGAACGGCTGATCGAGCACCGCGAACATGCGAGCATTGCAGATTACCGCAAGCTCGTCGGAGAGCGACGCTCGCTTCATCAAAAGCTGACCGTCCTCGCAGAAATTCGAAGCCGCGAGGGCTACATGGCGAGCGTCGTCAAAGACACGCGAGAAAGCTTTCTGTTCGTCGAGAACCACTGCCCGGTTTGCGCGGCGGCGGCAGCCTGCCAGGGTCTCTGTCGTTCAGAACTGGCGATCTTCCGCGCCGTGCTGGGGACCGACGTCACCGTCGAGCGCATCGATCATATTCTCGCCGGTGCCCGTCGCTGCGCTTACCGGATTGGCAAGCGTCAGCAGTGACAACTTGGGGGCGATGGCCCTCGCCTTCCCCAAGCTGGCGGCTAAGACCGCGTCGCCAGCACCACACCGGCGAGCGTAAACACCAGCGCCACGATCTGCGTCACGCCGAGCGGCTCGCCGAGCGCGATCGCCGATGCCACGACGCCGATCACCGGCACCGCCATGGTGCCGATCGCCGCCACCGAGGCCGGCAGGCGGGCGAGCGCCGCGAACCAGCTCACATAGGCGATGCAGAACTGGATCACGGTCGAATAGACCAGCAGCCACCAGCCGAGTTGCGTCACCTTCTCTATATGCGTGGTCTCGATGGCGAGGCCGATGATGACGATCGGAAAACATCCCAGCCCGATCTGCCAGGCCGCGGCCGGGATCGGCGGCAGCGGCACCGGCAGCTTCTTCGCCAGCACGGTGCCGAGCGCAAAACCGAGCGCGCCGCACAGCGCCATCACCATGCCCGGCAGTTTTTCGGTCGTGGCAGTAATGCCGTTGCCGCCCATGATGGCGGCAAGGCCCGCGAACGCCATCACCAGCGCGACCGTGCGCAGGACAGTCGGCCGCTCGCCGAGCACCGGCCAGGCCAGAAGCGAAGCCCATACCGGCATGGTGTAGGCGATCAGCGCCGCCTCGCTCGCCGGCAGCCACAACAGCGCCAGCCCCATCAGCACCATCCAGCCCGTGACGTTGAGCAGCGCTGCCAGCATCAGCCGCGGCCACAGATGCCGCTCGACCT includes these proteins:
- a CDS encoding DMT family transporter, whose translation is MPPIDRAGRLSPLGLILLAVTSVGWGLNFPIMKHLLTEWPPLSSRGLCGIAGAAALALFALARRQKLSVPRPMWLRLLLVSMLTIGGWVAFMGLALLWLNASEAAVLGISIPVWVAFLARPILGERLSALRAVALTVALAGIAVLIGGNGLEASVEKLPGIACALAGAVCVGLGTVLTKHFPLAMPPLSLAAWQIGLGCLPIAIVGLAVEQPQLAALSYVGWVSLLYMTLIQFCLCYVCWFAALERLPAATASIGTLLVPVIGVLAAAAMLHEPLGLRELAALVFTLGGVAVALRA
- a CDS encoding response regulator; amino-acid sequence: MPRVLVVDDDPMVCVAIEVCLTRKGFEVTVADGGEAGMRALEACDFDVMLIDVFMPHMRGFESIRMFHERKPGISIIAMSGYAFANTERAPDFLRMTIELGAACCLRKPFTPDALLTSVNQCTTTPKASARHSK
- a CDS encoding ATP-binding protein, which encodes MPSQRIILGIGLAILLIIGAASIGLDLKSRSDSASVDRALGILGKLSDMRPQLRRAESAARAFALTSDQQFAREYREASDAILLALAALIEAVKANPTEKQLIEETKALVERQIAVNGELIRLRTAGDNVAVAALVGQEDRAATAAIAGNLEKAVAEERRQLFARRAESETNGAFLLAIDLAGVALILVLATVLTLAARRSRRELQDSLSATQATNEALEAAVAERTEHLVAAHDELRLSAAVLRSTFHSMAEAVLVIDTKGEILLSNPAAEKMLRFRPGMTVELLRSLSTVFHADGVTPLLVHDMPASRALRGEAFDATEIVVRPVSGNPPVHLMISGRPLRDGSGAISGAALVYHDATASRETEHKLQQSQKLDAIGKLTGGVAHDFNNMLTVITGTTETLVAGLAHEPKLQKTAELIDQAAERCSELIQHLLAFARRQPLQPRNVDINATVLDIAKLLRPTLGEQVEVNSILEQETATAHIDASQLANSLLNMAINARDAMPDGGKLLLETRNVVLDEAYAQANPDAKAGPYVMLAVSDNGTGMSQDVLDKVFEPFFTTKEVGKGSGLGLSMVYGFVKQSGGHIRIYSEVGHGTTIKLYLPPARGQVEAAPAAVAPLPHGNETIMVVEDDALVRNFVTAQLQSLGYRTVGAANGPAALNLIEDGQAFDLLFTDVIMPGGMSGRELAEKVSKLRPGIKVLYTSGYTDNAIVHQGRLDPGVLLLTKPYRKSQLANMIRRALTG
- a CDS encoding HNH endonuclease signature motif containing protein translates to MADVIYKRCYFDWGGRCAYCDVGLPRIKTGGKVKASIDHFIPLAKGGPNSRSNRVLSCYPCNLAKGDTDPRETKQWAHVERRLAEIAASPLISHGQLKQLIPELVKQLAI
- a CDS encoding type II toxin-antitoxin system RelE/ParE family toxin, whose translation is MKLRYTLPALADLTSILDYIADRSPQGAARIHTRIRAVIDLVLQYPLAGAVTDDSTIRRVATAPYPYLIFYETTDTEIIIHAVRHGARDPSDRIRSE
- a CDS encoding 2-dehydropantoate 2-reductase — its product is MARNILILGASYGSLLATKLLMAGHNVTLVCRRKTADLINRDGTEVRIKLRDEAVHRAIFSRDLPGKLDATTPAEVDLSRYDLVGLAMQEPQYTNHTIRVLMIKIATAGLPCLSIMNMPPLPYLKRIPALADMDLEEAYTNASVWERFKPGLVSLCSPDPQAFRPPEEAANVLHVGLPTNFKAAAFEDEQHNKMLRELEADIDAVTLDGKDVPVKLKVFDSLFVPLAKWSMLLTGNYRCITPHEPQSIRDAVHGDLKLSQAIYDHVDGIARRLGADPSDQVPFEKYAKAAESLLKPSSAARAVAAGAPFIERVDLLVKLISHELGAPNAEIDRTVQTVDQKLNEKIVAGGSGSE
- a CDS encoding MFS transporter gives rise to the protein MSPGMEATGMQQNPGREGWRSLLRWEWIPTLGILLGGVLLQSMNVLMLTTVLPSIAGELGGVAMLSWPTTAFLASSIVAASCAGMLAAAVGPRAAYCAGVTIFGLGALLCSLAPTMGWIVIGRLVQGFGGGLEAAAAYVAVRATFPEAVWSRTIALMSTSWSMSVLLGPLVGGMFARFGNWRGAFVATAIVAGILAVSAYVILPPGTSERRTPAARLPAGRVALIWLAIAGMSSASIVDASFAKTGLIVLAIGALVAMLRLDRVAAAPLLPSDAFSLHTPTGVGLWLALLLCITFSPLQIYVPIFLQHLRGLDPLAAGFMVASGSLGWTIASLVTAGASGSWPDRFMLAGPVVMGIGLMAIASLLPSSAATLALIPAIVALGMGIGQCWPFVAHRIMSGAKAGDEVVAASSVPTVQQTGFALGAALAGLVANASGFSAGAADENMMQVAFWVPASFVVPAAIACLAGLRLRHLRKP
- a CDS encoding metalloregulator ArsR/SmtB family transcription factor, whose product is MPAIDVQVILDSNFFLNQGRMNQDEDRSQDRILFHLKTLGSQTAADVGARLDMTAAGARQHLVKLETAGLVESEDRHEGRGRPRKYWRLAPRGHERFPDRHSDLTLDLLRSMRDVFGERGLERLIEHREHASIADYRKLVGERRSLHQKLTVLAEIRSREGYMASVVKDTRESFLFVENHCPVCAAAAACQGLCRSELAIFRAVLGTDVTVERIDHILAGARRCAYRIGKRQQ
- a CDS encoding DMT family transporter, producing MTESKPTSAGARIAPAGLMFLAITSVGWGFNWPVTKYLLSELPPLTLRGTTGVIGAALLAVLALARAQSLKVERHLWPRLMLAALLNVTGWMVLMGLALLWLPASEAALIAYTMPVWASLLAWPVLGERPTVLRTVALVMAFAGLAAIMGGNGITATTEKLPGMVMALCGALGFALGTVLAKKLPVPLPPIPAAAWQIGLGCFPIVIIGLAIETTHIEKVTQLGWWLLVYSTVIQFCIAYVSWFAALARLPASVAAIGTMAVPVIGVVASAIALGEPLGVTQIVALVFTLAGVVLATRS